In Astatotilapia calliptera chromosome 20, fAstCal1.2, whole genome shotgun sequence, one genomic interval encodes:
- the pcmtd2b gene encoding protein-L-isoaspartate O-methyltransferase domain-containing protein 2, translating into MGGAVSAGEDNDDLIDNLKEAYYIRSDLVERAFRAIDRADYYLDEYRDNAYKDLAWRHGNIHLSAPCIYSEVMEALDLHPGLSFLNLGSGTGYLSTMVGLILGPFGVNHGIELHADVIEYAYQKLDSFIKTSDSFDKFEFCEPSFVVGNCLEIPPESRQYDRVYCGAGVQKEHEDYMKNLLKVGGILVMPLEEKLTKITRTGLNSWETKKIISVSFAPLVLPKHSTNSKPKTVPLPKFEVRSLQELARICIRHTLRVTTDGGDSHSRGRGSSFSVGRGLAVAGLHKYGPRFKRRRVHRRHCNALVLATRQVVASSGIGPASLDNNNNQGARGAEEEEEAGEREVRQQMRGGRRVGRGSGGRAVVVEEEETVEEEDEEEEQEEEEEKETGELLRPQPAVNVLRERILGLPLPEPLKMYLLYYREK; encoded by the exons ATGGGTGGAGCTGTGAGTGCCGGTGAGGACAACGATGACTTGATTGACAACCTTAAGGAGGCTTACTACATCCGCTCAGACCTGGTGGAGCGAGCTTTCCGAGCTATCGACCGTGCAGACTATTACCTGGATGAATACCGGGATAACGCATATAAG GATCTGGCATGGCGGCACGGAAACATCCACCTATCTGCTCCGTGTATTTACTCGGAAGTGATGGAGGCTTTGGATCTCCACCCTGGACTCTCCTTTCTCAACCTTGGCAGTGGGACGGGCTACCTCAGCACCATGGTCGGCCTCATTCTGG GTCCCTTTGGAGTGAATCACGGCATAGAGTTACACGCAGATGTGATAGAGTACGCCTACCAGAAGCTCGACTCCTTCATTAAAACCAGCGACAGTTTTGACAA ATTTGAGTTCTGTGAGCCATCCTTTGTGGTGGGAAACTGCTTGGAGATCCCTCCAGAGAGCCGTCAGTATGACAGGGTGTACTGCGGGGCCGGCGTGCAGAAAGAGCATGAGGATTATATGAAGAACCTGCTCAAGGTGGGGGGCATCCTGGTGATGCCTCTTGAGGAAAAG TTGACCAAGATCACTCGAACGGGACTGAACAGCTGGGAGACCAAAAAGATCATCTCTGTGTCCTTCGCCCCTCTGGTGCTGCCCAAACACAGCACCAACAGCAAACCCAAGACTGTTCCACTAC CCAAGTTTGAGGTGCGATCGTTACAGGAACTGGCCCGTATCTGCATCCGCCACACCCTCAGGGTGACCACGGATGGAGGAGACAGCCACTCCCGTGGCCGAGGCTCCTCGTTCAGCGTTGGCCGGGGCCTGGCGGTGGCAGGGCTTCATAAGTATGGGCCTCGTTTCAAACGCAGGAGGGTCCACCGGCGGCACTGCAACGCCCTCGTCCTGGCCACCCGCCAGGTCGTAGCCAGCAGTGGGATTGGTCCTGCTTCcttggacaacaacaacaaccagggGGCACGAGgagcggaggaagaggaggaggcaggAGAGAGGGAAGTGAGGCAGCAGATGAGAGGGGGCAGGAGGGTGGGGAGGGGATCTGGAGGCAGGGCAGtcgtggtggaggaggaggagacggtggaggaggaggatgaagaggaggagcaggaagaggaagaagagaaggagaCGGGCGAGCTGCTCCGACCCCAGCCCGCTGTGAATGTCCTGAGAGAAAGGATCCTGGGCCTGCCGCTACCCGAGCCTCTGAAGATGTACCTGCTGTACTACAGAGAGAAATGA